Part of the Nicotiana sylvestris chromosome 5, ASM39365v2, whole genome shotgun sequence genome is shown below.
TACATGGACCGAGTTAGTTTggtttttatcaaaatcaaaccaaaccaattatatcggtttggattggtccGGTTTTATCTGGTTTTTCGGCTTTTCGGGTTTTTTGTTAGTTacatattatttcaatcttactttgttaaatatttgataagtaaatatatatttagtaaaaatattaaaatttgaCAAATTTATTATtgattaaaatattcttatgggagAATTCTATTAGTAGCACATAATAGTTATTTTCTTATTCTTCTGataataatttttcgttaatatACACTTTCAAGTTAACCAaatttagtaattaaacataaaaatcaatatgatacctaaatatTAATAATCACTTCacattcgaaaaagatataaaaatttaatagatcttaacatatgatatgaatatggaagaacaaagagatagacgcatttcagtaacacttgataagaaagtgatcatacaaTCCATTATTTAACGTCAATAAATATGGAGCACTTCATATTCTATTAAAATTTATATCCCGCAAgagaatcccaaatatttctagatattttttttaaaaaattctatataaaatcttaaaagtatatataaaaattatatacttATATGTCGGGTTGATTACggattttttactcaataccaaaccaaatcaaaccaaaccaagttGGGTTTTTTAGTCGGCTTGGTTTGACTTTTCGATTTGGTGCGATTTTTCGGATCGATTTGTACACCCCTTAACTACAAGTTAAACATTGCTCTATCTTGTATAATGATGTTGGACAAAGTTCATTTTTATGTATGGTGAATAAATTAGACATAACCAAACTCTGCCTCAATTTTGTAACTATTACGCCACATATTTTCTATGGAAAACTCGAGACATTGTATAATTATGAATTTTTAATTATCACGCACACTTAGTATGCTTGACTTTCTTCAAAATTCTTGTCTGAACTAGATATGCTCCAACTTAACTACTCGACTTTCTATAACATTTATACGATTTTTTTCATTGAGTAAAAGAACTTAGCAGTATATAGATCATGTATTACTTtagcaaaatattttttttttaaaaaatagatcATGATTCATGTATGTATGTCAGTCCATGTATAAATGTCTGTTATGCTGACTCGTTCACAAACACTAGTACAGCTCCAAATTTCTCCCATTAATTGTTTCGATATTTAAATGAAAATTCTTAGAGTAAAACTACtacaaaaatattataaaaaatgccccaaaaagcaaaaaagaaatcCGACCTACCGGATTCGAACCAGTGACCTAAGGATTAGCTGTGGGCTTTTGACCCGACTACAGTCCTCCGCTCTACCAACTGAGCTAAGGTCGGTTTGCAATGCAAAGCACACTAATATTATAATAACATTTTACATTTTTCATCTCAAGTTAAATTTTACTTGTCTCAAATAATGGTTTCTCACCTTGTGTGAAGTTAATTATTTTTATGGTTTCCTATTTGGTGTCGGGTATCTGTATTGACATAAATATGGATTCGCATTGCGTAAGatacattaaaagaaaaagtATTCCTTATCAAGATTTCTTTCATTCTTAAGGTTTGAGTTCGAGATTTTTAGTTAAGGGTGAAGGGATCATATCCATCCCACTATAACTGTTGTACATGTTTCAAGTTAATTTCCTATTTACATTTTATTCAAAGGGAAGAGTAGGACTAATGAATATTTTGATATTTAGTTACACTTAATAGCCTTTCACGTCATTCATTTGTTTTTCAAATTGTAAGAGAAAATTCTAAACTAAGATATCTTTATATTCACAATCGTACCTTGATCCTCGAATAATCCATTTAGCTATCAGCCTGTGTTATATATTATGGGTAATATCATGAAATTTGTTAATACTGTTGCATACTAATAACTAAACTGCCAAACATATATTAGAATTTTGACATATCGTGATCCCTTTAGCCGAGAAGGCTTGATGTGAAATTGAAATTAAGCACCCGTTCGGCCATAGATTTTGGGTACAATTTTTCAGAATAAAAAATGGAAAATACTGTTTATTCATGGAATATgatcaatttttaaaaatattttgaatttattTTCAAGTTCCCAAAAACTAGTTTAGGACGTCTTTTGGGTGAAACTTTTTTTGGGGTGTTGCTGCGAGGGACAAGGGTAGCAATCCTTTATTTCCGGAAAAGACCCGTATGCCCAAGATAAACGAACCGGAGGGAGCAAAGCACCGCAGCAGATACATAATTTTATTTCCACTTTCAGTTTCACCGCGACTCAGTATACGTGCAAGGAGAGCCAGGGAAGGGGCAAGGGGTTCACCCGCTTTCACTAATCATAGGTTCAAGAGATCCCACTATAGAAGTGTCTAGCTGTTCTTTTACTCACAAAACGTTAATTTTTTTTCCAATAAAATACATGTCCAAATATAATTACAACTTTCAAGATTTATTTTTTAACACAATTCCAAAAactcttttttcaagtttcaatcaaattCTAAACGCTAGCTAAGAGTATGCCTTAATTCCAAATAATTGGTATTACAAAATAATCTATTAAATACAGAAAAAATGATGgttaataaatattttttaaaagtttAAATTTAAGCATCTACTTCCGATTTTTGAACTCGAGATGAGCTAatactattttttaaaaattaacaaACAATTGACGTCCATAACACGATTTATACTATCTCTCCCTCTTAATTTCCTCTCAATCCGCGTACTGTCGGCAGATTTCGCCATAGATTCAGCACACAAAATTTTTCACACTCAGTACTGCACATTTGAATCTCTACAGCATTCTCTATTTCTCAGATCTCAGCAAAAATGCGGAGGTAAATTTCGCCTAATTCCATACATAAAATCTCTTATATTCACAAAAAGTCTGCTAATTTAGTAACGTTTTGGATCTGATGGTTATGACGGATTTTTGTTCACAGGCCAGGGCATCGGCAACCGTTGAAGCAACAATTAGGAGGCGTTAAGGCTATGTTCACGAGGCTTTCGATTGCTGTAATCGTACTCGTGATCTGTATGCTCATGCTTTTAACGACGATGTCGAGTAGTAACAGTAACGGTCCTTCAGCTGAGGTATTGCTTTAAGCTATTTGTATTTGTAGCTATTTGTTTGGAATTTTAACATTTTTCGTCtaattttgagtgatgaatttGCTTGGCTTGCTTTTGTAGTTTTTTGTTGCTTAATTTTGTTAGATATGTGGTGATTTAGCTAGAAGATCACTCTAATTTACTTTTGTAATTAGTTTATGAGCTTAGGTTATGTGCACTGGCagtgtaaaaaaatattttccgtcACTTGAAAAGTAATTGCAGGTAACTCTATTTAATAACTTGATTAGTAATCTTTATAAGTGGTAAGTAACCTGATATAAATGGTTAAATACATCGATGGTGTAAAAAATACATTACAATGTCAATGCATACAAATTGAATCCTTAGTTTTTCTAGGGATTCTACAGTCGATTAGTGTTACAGTTGTCATTTTTAATAGGGTTTAAGTTATATACAACAAGTTTTTTTATGCTATTAGTGAATTTTAACTTGTGATAGTAGATTAGTTATCATTTTTACTATATTACCAATTAATGTTTATCAAGTGATTACCTAATAAGTAAACTTGAATAATTATTTGCATAGAACTTAAACTCTTTTTAATGTTCTTTTTTTTGTtcaattttattttatgtttttgttttctcttaatAAATTCACCTTGACCTTGTTCAACAAGTATGTAATATTTAACGGCCTTGCGATGGTTTTATCTTTGTAATGTTCTTTCTCTAAATTTATTATCTATATATTTCACATTCTTGTGAAATTTTTTGCAACAGATAGCTCTTAATCACCTATCCTAATACGTTATATGCacctttttgaagaaaatttaatACTGAAGTACGTGAGGATAATTCTATGAGGTTAACTTGGTCATGTGCTCTCATAATCGATCAATCTGCTTCAAATATGGATTTGTCATTAATCAAAGTAGATGTCTCTTGTTAGGGTCAGTAAGACTAGGGTATAGTCTGATCATTTGAAGTCATAGGCAGTAGAAGGATGTAGAGACAAAAAAGATGTTCTTATTAAACGAGGCTTCTTGATTCATAGAATTGGCCATGCTTGCATAGTCCCAAAAGATGAGCCTGTACACTAGCATATAGTAACACATACTACCTAATATGTAATACTTGCATGAGTTGAGCCATTTCTTAATCTTTGTATGTAAATGCTTAATCCTGTGTCATCATGGAATCTGAACTAGCAGTTCACTTTTCTTCAGTTGATTATTATTGTATGTATTTATATGCTTTGCCCTATCTGAGCAGATCGATGCGGAGACGCTCTGGGGAACTGCCGATTCTAAGGGTTGGAGGCCGTCATCTGCTCCTCGATCAGATTGGCCTCGTATGCAATTTTACCCATCAATGTCCTAAACCAATTTAAAATGAATGTAGTAGTTACAATCTCTAAATCTTCAATTCTGTAGCTTTATGTCAATGTTTCTgcatcttttctcttcttttgcaGCTCCTCCAAGTGAAAGCAATGGCTATTTACGGGTTCGATGTAATGGTGGTCTGAACCAACAACGTAGTGCGGTGTGTAACTGATCCCTGGTGTGAGGTTTATGAATATTTTCTTCCTATAATCTGTTTACCAAAGTAAATTCCTTGTGTTCTTGTATTGTTGTTTTTATCAAAGAACATGAATTTCAGAAGTAGGTAACATAGTTAGTCAAACAACATCAACTTCCGGAAGTAGAACTAGATAGGAAAGGTTTCCTCATCTTATTGGAAGGATGTGCAAAGAAGCTAGCGCAAGAAAAGTATATTCAGATAGGTAGTTGGAATATAAGCTTGTGGACAGAAAAGTCAATAAAATTCTGATTTTTAAGCAAACAATTCACATGTCTAGGCTTAGTGTTCTAGTAAAGTGGCATGGTAGATGAAAATGTAATGCTGAGAATTTAAATAGGAGTGATACAATAAGTTGAGTGATATGTGATAGATACCTAACAATGATTAAATCGAAGTGGTGGTTAAGTCGCGATGATTTCTTGTGTAGACCTCTTCTCATTGCTAATGTGAGTTCACCATGGATTCACATCAGATTCCAATGACAACTGCATCTGTATGCTAGGGCCCTCATTAAGTGCAATTGATCGGTGATACCGTCCAAACAAGTATTTGTTCGTTTATTCTTAAATAAGGTGTTAACTAGATTCACAATGTTCTATGTGAGGTCAATAAAATATAGTGAAAGGGTCTGAAAGGCAAGTAGTGTTATATAGGAGTGCTTGTTGGCCTAGCTCAAGATGTCCGCAAGATAAATTTTGTTAAAATGCAGTTGTTAAGTTGATTCATAGTCATAGAAGATTGCTCAAGATCAGAAATGATCACGTCCGACTGAAGGTGAAAATACCAGAATAATATGTCGTAAGGTCACCTGAAATAGTTTGACCATATCCTCTGTGCACTTCCAGAGGCACTGATCATGTACAATCTCATGATTGAAGGTGATAAAAGAGGATGACATAGACAATCCATGTGAAGGTAGATTATCTAAAAGGACTTGGAGTAGTCTCTTGTAATCAATGCATGTTTAGCTAAGAACAGACATAATGCAAACAAAAGTTCTACATATGCAAGGATGAcgacttttttgttgttgttattgttgttgcacTTATATTATCTCTGATGTTTGTTAAGGTCCTTCTATTTTGTCTAGGCATATGCATGTCTTTGTACAGATACATGTGAATTTAGAGAACCTGTAGTTTTTAAAAACTCCTAATTCATCTTAAAAGACaattattttgtattttaatgAATTGAACCTGGCCAGAATGGATAATGAGAATTCATATAGTTGATCTAGCTAATTTGGCAACTGATTGTTGATTGATTGGTATCTCTTTTTTCATCATTTATGTTGCATAAATTGCTTATACTCAACGTAACAAATACTTGTGACTTTATAGATCTGTAATGCAGTTCTTGCTGCAAGAATTATGAATGCTACACTGGTGCTACCTGAGTTGGATGCAAATTCCTTCTGGCACGATGATAGGTACTTATTTCCTCGAGTTTCCTAATTCTTCTACCATTTAGAACATGTATCAAGATCGACATTTTTATTTGAGTATGTTGCTTAAATTTCTGTACTATAATGGCATTGGTTCTAAGTATGTCTCAATAAGATGCACGATATTATTCCAAATCTATCAGAAAAAGTAAAAAACAGGCTGGCCAATATGAAGTTACATTTTACCTGTCAAAAGAAAGTAGAAAGCAGTTTATCTAATACTCTTGAAATAATTCTGTACCTTAATTCCACATGGGAAAATCATTTTGAGCGTGATATTTGTGCTCTCTCTGTTTACTTTTTTTTGTTCTTGAAATTATAACCATTTCAAGAATTTTTTAAGAAGAAAAGGGAATCTTTATGCATATAGCAGTATACATACTAGTCATGCACCCATTTGTTGGTAGACTTTCTCTGATAGAGATGGCCTTCAGAAATTAAAGGACATCTAAGAGTTAGAAACATTTTGAAGTTAAGTAACTCATCTTGAATCAGGGGCATCAAGACTTTTAGTTTTCTTTACTtaatgtttttgaattttatttgttATACTGCTGATGTTATTACTGGATATGTTACCGAGTGATTTTGCTATTCTTGTTTCTGGTGCTGCTCTACAAAAGGTTTACTAGAAAATAGGATTAAACTCAGCTAAGTAAATCCTATGGCCTTATGGTGTTTACAGTGAGAAGTTTGAGACTGTTGCATCAATGTCTTTATAGCTCACGGAGGAAGCTTGCCCTTGAATTTGGTATTGATGTATTTTAGACAGTCCCTCAAAGTTTTTGGTGGAGTTAGTCTGTTACCATTCACATAGTCCCCAAGCTTCCTGTTGATTGATTTATAATCCTCACAATATATTTAGTAGATTGAGTTTTTACCATTAACTGAGTCATAATATGTAACTTTATTTCTATTAATGTTCAGTGGATTTCAAGGTATCTATGACGTTGAACATTTTATCAAGACATTGAAGTATGATGTAAGAATAGTGGAAAGTATTCCAGAAATTCGGAAAAATGGGAAGGTCAAGAAGATAAAAGCAAAACAGGTATATATTGCGCCGGCAGAGTTTGATAATGTTCTTCTTGAGGTTCTCATGGACTTAAAATGAAAGCATTTTTATTCCAGATTCGACCACCTAGAGATGCTCCTATCAGTTGGTATACAACAGAGGCTCTAAAGACGATGAAGGAACATGGTGCCATTTATCTTACTCCTTTTTCACATCGACTGGCAGAAGAGATTGATAATCCTGAGTACCAGCGGTTGAGATGTCGAGTTAATTATCATGCTCTTCAATTTAAGCCTCATATTATGGAGTTAAGCAACTCAATAGTCACTAAACTTCGTACGCAAGGCCACTTTATGACGATACACCTTCGTTTTGAGATGGATATGCTTGCATTTGCTGGGTAAGTAACTCATTGCTGCGTGCGCCCAAGTTGATTAAAGGTTAAAGCTCAAGTGGTGCTTTAGTACCCCATCCTCTGTCCTTTTCTTAGGTGGCCCGGGGGAAAACTGAAACAGTGTCATAAGCTTCAaatctcttttctctttctcacGTTGTTTCTTTTCCTGTTCCTTTTTGGCCAGGAAAGTTTATGAGCTGATTACAAAAGTAATTGCTCTATTCCATTGTTATCCTTAGCCCATGAAGTACTTCTAGTTGGGTGTCTAGTAGTGTAGaccaaaaatctttttttttagcATGAGTTTGAGATCTGTTTAACCTTGGACTCATTTCTGCAGGTGCTTTGACATATTTTCTCCTGAAGAGCAAAAGATTTTAAAGAAGTATAGGCAGGAAAATTTTGCAGAAAAAAGACTTGTTTACGATGAAAGAAGGGCGATTGGGAAATGTCCACTAACTCCAGAAGAGGTAATCTTGTAGATACTTGTACACAATGTGTGGATGTTCTTCAAAATTACAATTTTCCTGCTATAATTTTTTGATTGAAAGCCATCTTAAAATGGGTGAATATGTATCATTTGGATGAGA
Proteins encoded:
- the LOC104242624 gene encoding O-fucosyltransferase 1: MRRPGHRQPLKQQLGGVKAMFTRLSIAVIVLVICMLMLLTTMSSSNSNGPSAEIDAETLWGTADSKGWRPSSAPRSDWPPPPSESNGYLRVRCNGGLNQQRSAICNAVLAARIMNATLVLPELDANSFWHDDSGFQGIYDVEHFIKTLKYDVRIVESIPEIRKNGKVKKIKAKQIRPPRDAPISWYTTEALKTMKEHGAIYLTPFSHRLAEEIDNPEYQRLRCRVNYHALQFKPHIMELSNSIVTKLRTQGHFMTIHLRFEMDMLAFAGCFDIFSPEEQKILKKYRQENFAEKRLVYDERRAIGKCPLTPEEVGLILRAMGFDNSTRIYLAAGELFGGERFMKPFRSMFPRLENHSTVDTTGELGKNTRGLLGSAVDYMVCLLSDIFMPTYDGPSNFANNLLGHRLYYGFRTTIRPDRKALAPIFIDREKGHTAGFEEAVRHAMLKTSFGGPHKRISPESFYTNSWPECFCQKSAVNPADKCPPDNIQDILESQLENEGISDFDASRSNLTSAVDK